The sequence CGGCTAAAGAGTGCTTCGCTCATGCAGCCCAGAGTAGACCTCCTCACAGCACCGTGCGACTAGACTTAAAGGCCATGCAGCACCGATTCTTCGAAGTAGATGTCTTTGCCACCGGCCCCTTCAGCGGAAATCCACTCGCTGTGATAGCTGACGCAGACGGTTTGAGCACCGAGGAGATGCAGCGAATCGCACACTGGACCAACTTTTCTGAGACCACGTTCCTGTGCTCGCCTACTGACCCGGCTGCCGATTATCGCGTGCGGATTTTTACCCCGCACGAGGAATTCCCCTTTGCCGGACACCCCACGCTCGGCAGCGCGCGCGTCGTAGCCGAGCTCCACGGCACGACCGGCACGTTGGTGCAAGAATGCGGCGTGGGTCTCGTCACGGTGCGCCAAGAGGACGGCCGTTTCTCCTTCGCTACCCCACCGCTGGTGCGCGAGGGGGAACTTTCTGAGTCTGAGCTTGAGGAAGCCGCCTCGGCCCTCGGCGTGGACATCGCTGACGTTGTGGACTCCGGGTGGGTCGATAACGGCCCAGGCTGGCGTCTTGTGCAGCTCGAGTCTGCGGACTCCGTCCGTGCGCTGGCTCCCACGCCGACGAAGGGCGTCAAGGTCGGGGTGGTGGGTCTGTGCGATGCCGGCTCGGATCCTGCTTATGAGGTGCGTGCCATCACTGCCCAGTTCGAAGACCCTGTGACGGGTTCTTTCAATGGCGGCGCCGCCCAATTCCTCCGCGCCAAGAATGCCGTGCCCGCTAGCTATACCGCCGCTCAAGGCTCTCAGGTGGGCCGCGATGGTCGCGTGTACATCACCGACGATGGCGACAATATCTGGGTCGGCGGCGAGGTGCACGTGCGCGTGCGCGGAACTGTGGAGTCCTAAAATGGCCGCTTCTTCTCTTCCATTTGAACTCCATCACGACTTTGCTCACCGTCTTCCCAGCATGGTGTCCGCTGCCCGCGGCGAGGATCAGCCCACCGCCCGCTTAATCATGCTCAATGAGGAACTAGCTGCCCAGCTGGGCCTTGACCCGGAGTGGCTGCGCACAGAACAGGGGCTTGAGTTTCTCCTTGGCCGCGGCCCGGACACTCCTCATGCCATGGCCTATGCCGGGTTCCAGTTTGGGAACTACAACCCCTCCATGGGAGATGGCCGCGCACTCCTGCTCGGCGAGGTTACTGGCCCCACCACCCCCCAGAATCCGACGGGGCTCTGGGACCTGCATGCGAAGGGAACCGGGCTCACGCCGTACTCTCGCTATGGCTCTGATGGTCGCGGCACGCTGCGTTCCATGCTGCGCGAGTACCTGTTCTCTGAGGCCATGCATGCGCTTGGCATTCCTTCGACGCGTTCGCTAGCGGTCCTTGCCACCGGCCGGCCCATCCAGCGCCAACGAGTAGAGGAAGCCGGTGTGCTCGTACGGGTGGCCTCCAGCCACATCCGTGTGGGTTCCTTCCACTTCGCAGCCCACTCCGAGCAGCCCGGGCTGCTCGCACAACTCGCGGAGTACACCATCGAGCGCCACTATCCCGGCGCCAACCCGCGTGAGCTCTTTACGCAAGTTATGGATGCTCAGGCCGCAACTGTGGCCGGCTGGATGCAGCTGGGGTTCATCCATGGCGTGATGAACACCGATAACACGACCCTCTCCGGTGAGACGATTGATTATGGTCCGTGTGCCTTCATGGAAGACTACGACCCGGATACATGCTTCAGTTCTATCGATACGCAGGGCCGCTACCGCTACGGGAACCAGCCGGACATGGTGGGCTGGAACCTGGCGCGTTTAGCGGAGTCACTGCTGCCGCTTCTCGACGCCTCCCCCACCACCGCCCTCACCTGGGCGCAGGAGACCATCAATTCCTTCGGCGAGCGCTATTCACACGCGCGCAAGGACGAAGCTGCACGCCGCCTGCAGCTGCCTGAGGAACTGTATGCGGACTACGCCACAGCGCTCGAGCAGTCCCGCCCGGATCTCACACAAGCCAACCGGGCCCTCGTGGCAGCGGCTTCCGGCGACCGCGCTCAAGCCTACGAGCTCTTCGGCACCGAGGAATTCCTCGATGCGTACTGCGCCAGCTCCCCCAACCCCACAGTCCTCGAGACGTCCACTCCACGGGTAGTGCCCCGCCCGCGGCTGGTGGAAGCAGCTCTTGCTGATGTGACCGAGTTTTCCCGCTTCCTCCAAGCGGCGACCCACCCCTTTGACGCCGCGGAGGAATACGAGAAGCCCGGCGGCACCGAGGGTTATCTCACCTTCTGCGGCACCTAGGCTCCCTCCGGCGCTCTCCTGCGGCTGCGCCGACAAAGAAAACCACCGGCGCCCCGAGGTCTCCGCCGGAAAGGAAACGGAGGCTCGGGGCGCCGGTGTGTCTCTATCTCTCACTGCTGCGCTCCCGGTCGGTTTCTCAGGCCGACCGCCCCGCGCAGCTGGGGTTCTCTCTATCTCTCGCATGCGCTCTCTCAAACGCACAACATAAGTATGGAGCGTTGTCCTTGAGGAAGCGTTCGACAGCACTGAACACTTCCTGTCAGTTCCTGAGAGTTGGCTGGTTGCCTACTTGTTCTCGAGACGCAGGGTCTTCTGGGTGTACTCCCACATCTCGTTGTAGAGCTTCTTATCCTTGGAAAGCTTGATGCCGTAGGACGGGATCATCTCCTGAATCTTGTCGCCCCACTGAATCATGTGCTCACCGAAGCAACGCTCCAACAGCTCAACCATGACAGCCGGGGTGATGGACGCACCAGGGGAAGCACCGAGCAAGCCGGCGATGTTGCCCTCTGGGTTGTTGATGAGGGTGGTACCGAACTCCAGAGAGCCGAACTGCGGAGCGCCGGCCGGCTTGATGACCTGAACGCGCTGGCCTGCAACGACGGTCTCCCAGTCGTTCGGGTCAGCGTTCGGGACGTACTCCTTGAGGGTCTCGACGCGCTTGTCGAAGTCCTTGAGAACCTCAGAAACCAGGTACTTGGTCAGACCGAACTCCTGGGCTGCAACGCCAAGGTAGGAGGTGATGTTGTCGGGGCGGATGGACTTGAACAGGTCGAAGTAAGAACCCTTCTTGAGGAACTTCGGCGACCAACCTCCGTACGGCCCAAACAGTAGTCCCTTCTCACCGTCAATGACACGGGTATCAAGGTGCGGCACGGACATCGGCGGAGCGCCGACGGCAGCCTTGCCGTAGACCTTGGCGTTGTGCTTCTCCACGAGCTCCGGGTTCTTGGAACGCAGCCACAGACCAGAGACCGGGAAACCCGCGAAACCAGAGACTTCGCGAACACCAGCCTTGCGCAGCAGATCCAGGGCGTAGCCACCGGCTCCGACGAAGACGAACTTGGCGTGGACTGCCTCATAGTCTCCGGTGTGCAGGTTCTTGGCGGTCACACGCCACTTGGAGCCATCGCGCTTAATATCAACGACCTCGTGGCCGTAGCGAATCTCGGTACCCGCGGCCTTAGCTGCAGTAAAGAACTGCTTAGTCAGGGCACCGAAGTTCACGTCGGTACCAGCGTCGGTCCACGAGATAGCAACCTTCTGGGAGTTGAAGTCACGTCCCTCAGACATGAGCGGCAGGTTTTCCTGGAAGGTAGCGTCATCATCGCTGAACTGCATGTTCGGGAACATGTGGTTGTCCTTGAGCGCATCGAAGCGACGCTTGAGGTAATCCACCTGGATAGAGCCCTGAGCGAAGGACACGTGCGGGACCTGGTTAATGAAGGCGCTCGGGTCGGTGAGAATGCCGTTGTTGAGCTGGTGAGACCAGAACTGGCGAGAAATCTGGAATTTCTCATTAATGTTCATGGCCTTAGAAACGTCAATACGGCCGTTCTTCTCTGGGGTGTAGTTCAGCTCGCACAGTGCAGAGTGGCCGGTACCGGCGTTATTCCACGGGGAGGACGACTCAAGCGCGGGACCATCGAGGCGCTCGAAGACCATCTGGGTCCAGCTCGGCTCGAGCTCGCGGAGCATGGCGCCGAGAGTGGCGCTCATAATACCCGCACCAATGAGGGCAACCTCAACCTCGTCTACTACTTGTGCTGTCTTCTTATCGGAGGACACTGTACTTATTACCTCTTTGAGTCGATGTATTCGATGTGGTCAAGTGCCCTGCGTAGTCGGGCTACACAGAGCGCGGTGAGAAAGCGCTCGACGATGCTAGGAACCAAGCCGGCACGCAGATCACCCGCAGAGGGAGATCCGTCAAGCATTATCTTCACCTTACGCCCCTTGAGGTGAAATAGGCATTCTGTAAGAAAGAAATGCCCGATCCGCAGCGAGTTACCCCCTTTGTGGTGCAGACCATATCCCCCACCTGAGCGCGATCCGGAGCACGCATTTAGTTCAAGAGCCTACTATATGGGTCATGACTATTAATGAACTCGCGTGGACCGAGGACATTCTCGGACCTGATTTCCAGTCCGTCCCCCTCGAACTTGGCGCTGATCCCGACGGTGAAGGGGATGTCCGCGCCACACTGGTGCGCTACTGCCCCGGCGGTGACGCAGACGCCGCCTACGACGATCGACCAGCCCTCGTGTGGGTTCACGGCATGACGGACTACTTCTTCCACAGCCACGTCGCCGAATACTTCTACGAGCAGGGCTACGCGTTCTACGCGCTAGATCTCCGCAAGTGCGGTCGCTCCCGACAGGAAGGCCAGACGTGGCACTACATTAGTGACCTTCGCTATTACGATGCGGATCTCAATGCAGCGCTCGACGCGCTCCCACATTCCCGCGTAGTGATCATGGGACACTCCACCGCAGGCACGATCGTTGCCCTGTGGCTCGATCGTCTTCGCCGAACGGATTCCGCGCGTTTCAAGCGCATTGCCGGCGTAATTTTTAATAGCCCGTGGCTCGCCATGATGGGTGTCTCGGATGCCGCCTATGAGGCGCTAAAGTACGCAATCTATGCCGGCGCCACAATCGCTCCGCGCTTCGAAATCCCCGCCGGCGATCTCACCACGTACGGCGAGTCCGTGCATTCCAGCCAGCACGGCGATTGGGACTTCGACCTCACGTTCAAGCCCCTGGGCGGGCATGCGAAATATCTCGGCTGGCTCGCAGCTGTGTTCAAGGGTTTCGACGCCATTCACTCGGGTCACGTCGACATCGGCGTACCGCTATTGACTATGACGTCACATCGGTCGGAACTTGGCAAGAAGTATTCAGAATCGGCGAACACGGCGGACACGGTCGTCGATCAGCGCCAAAGCCAGCGCTGGGCAAAGGAGCTCAGCTCGCAGTACACCCTCCACGTGGTAAAAGACGGACGCCATGATCTTTTCCTGTCGCGCCCCGAGCCGCTTGATGATGCCTTCTCTGCTGCCACCGAGTGGCTCCGCACGGTCGTACCGGTTGAGTAGTCAACGCAGCCTAGAATGGCATCTATGACTACCCCACAGCACTTCGATCTCGTCATCATCGGCACCGGCTCCGGAAATTCCATTCCTTCGCCTGACCTTGATGACAAAAGCATCGCCATCATTGAGAAGGGAACATTCGGCGGTACCTGCCTTAACGTCGGCTGCATCCCCACAAAGATGTATGTTTACGCCGCCGACGTTGCTCTCGCAGCCCGCGAGAGCGAACGCCTCGGGGTCAGCGCCCATGTAGACAGCGTAGATTGGCAATCTATTGTCAGCCGCGTCTTTCACAACCGCATCGACCAGATCGCCGAGGGCGGCGAAGCGTACCGGCGCGGCGATGAGACTCCCAACATCACGGTCTTTGACCAGCACGCTCGCTTCATTGGCCCGAAGACCCTCCAGTGCGGTGACGACATCATCACCGGCGACCAGATTGTGATCGCTGCCGGTTCGCGTCCGATCCTTCCTGAGCCGTATGCAAGCGCCCCAGTCCCCGTCCACACCAACGAAGACATCATGCGGTTGCCCCAGCAGCCAAAGAGCCTCATCATCGTCGGCGGAGGCTTCATCGCGATGGAGTTTGCTCACGTCTTTGACGGCTTAGGCACGGAGGTTACCGTGGTCAACCGTTCCGAGAAGCTCCTACGTTTCCTCGACGAGGATGTGAGCACACGGTTCACTGAGATCGCCCGCGAACGCTTTAATGTCCATACCGGCACCGGAACGGCCCTTGAATCCGACGGAAAGGGCGTTCGCCTCACCCTTGATGACGGAACTGTCCTTGCAGCCGATGCCATCCTCGTCGCCACGGGCCGCCGTCCCAATGGCGACCAGATGGATCTCGGGGCCAGTGGCATTGAGGTGCGCAGCGATGGTCGCATCAAGGTCGATGACTTTGGCCGCACCACGTGCGATGGCG is a genomic window of Corynebacterium singulare containing:
- the mtr gene encoding mycothione reductase; the protein is MASMTTPQHFDLVIIGTGSGNSIPSPDLDDKSIAIIEKGTFGGTCLNVGCIPTKMYVYAADVALAARESERLGVSAHVDSVDWQSIVSRVFHNRIDQIAEGGEAYRRGDETPNITVFDQHARFIGPKTLQCGDDIITGDQIVIAAGSRPILPEPYASAPVPVHTNEDIMRLPQQPKSLIIVGGGFIAMEFAHVFDGLGTEVTVVNRSEKLLRFLDEDVSTRFTEIARERFNVHTGTGTALESDGKGVRLTLDDGTVLAADAILVATGRRPNGDQMDLGASGIEVRSDGRIKVDDFGRTTCDGVWALGDVSSPYMLKHVANAEQRAVQHNLLHPEDLRAMPHDHVPSAIFTHPQIATVGLTEAQAREQGYEVTVKIQNFGDVAYGWAMEDSTGICKLVADRASGKLLGAHIMGPQASTLIQQLITAMAYGIDMRSFARSQYWIHPALPEVVENAVLGLEW
- a CDS encoding protein adenylyltransferase SelO family protein, with amino-acid sequence MAASSLPFELHHDFAHRLPSMVSAARGEDQPTARLIMLNEELAAQLGLDPEWLRTEQGLEFLLGRGPDTPHAMAYAGFQFGNYNPSMGDGRALLLGEVTGPTTPQNPTGLWDLHAKGTGLTPYSRYGSDGRGTLRSMLREYLFSEAMHALGIPSTRSLAVLATGRPIQRQRVEEAGVLVRVASSHIRVGSFHFAAHSEQPGLLAQLAEYTIERHYPGANPRELFTQVMDAQAATVAGWMQLGFIHGVMNTDNTTLSGETIDYGPCAFMEDYDPDTCFSSIDTQGRYRYGNQPDMVGWNLARLAESLLPLLDASPTTALTWAQETINSFGERYSHARKDEAARRLQLPEELYADYATALEQSRPDLTQANRALVAAASGDRAQAYELFGTEEFLDAYCASSPNPTVLETSTPRVVPRPRLVEAALADVTEFSRFLQAATHPFDAAEEYEKPGGTEGYLTFCGT
- a CDS encoding alpha/beta hydrolase, which translates into the protein MTINELAWTEDILGPDFQSVPLELGADPDGEGDVRATLVRYCPGGDADAAYDDRPALVWVHGMTDYFFHSHVAEYFYEQGYAFYALDLRKCGRSRQEGQTWHYISDLRYYDADLNAALDALPHSRVVIMGHSTAGTIVALWLDRLRRTDSARFKRIAGVIFNSPWLAMMGVSDAAYEALKYAIYAGATIAPRFEIPAGDLTTYGESVHSSQHGDWDFDLTFKPLGGHAKYLGWLAAVFKGFDAIHSGHVDIGVPLLTMTSHRSELGKKYSESANTADTVVDQRQSQRWAKELSSQYTLHVVKDGRHDLFLSRPEPLDDAFSAATEWLRTVVPVE
- the mqo gene encoding malate dehydrogenase (quinone), whose translation is MSSDKKTAQVVDEVEVALIGAGIMSATLGAMLRELEPSWTQMVFERLDGPALESSSPWNNAGTGHSALCELNYTPEKNGRIDVSKAMNINEKFQISRQFWSHQLNNGILTDPSAFINQVPHVSFAQGSIQVDYLKRRFDALKDNHMFPNMQFSDDDATFQENLPLMSEGRDFNSQKVAISWTDAGTDVNFGALTKQFFTAAKAAGTEIRYGHEVVDIKRDGSKWRVTAKNLHTGDYEAVHAKFVFVGAGGYALDLLRKAGVREVSGFAGFPVSGLWLRSKNPELVEKHNAKVYGKAAVGAPPMSVPHLDTRVIDGEKGLLFGPYGGWSPKFLKKGSYFDLFKSIRPDNITSYLGVAAQEFGLTKYLVSEVLKDFDKRVETLKEYVPNADPNDWETVVAGQRVQVIKPAGAPQFGSLEFGTTLINNPEGNIAGLLGASPGASITPAVMVELLERCFGEHMIQWGDKIQEMIPSYGIKLSKDKKLYNEMWEYTQKTLRLENK
- a CDS encoding PhzF family phenazine biosynthesis protein; the encoded protein is MQHRFFEVDVFATGPFSGNPLAVIADADGLSTEEMQRIAHWTNFSETTFLCSPTDPAADYRVRIFTPHEEFPFAGHPTLGSARVVAELHGTTGTLVQECGVGLVTVRQEDGRFSFATPPLVREGELSESELEEAASALGVDIADVVDSGWVDNGPGWRLVQLESADSVRALAPTPTKGVKVGVVGLCDAGSDPAYEVRAITAQFEDPVTGSFNGGAAQFLRAKNAVPASYTAAQGSQVGRDGRVYITDDGDNIWVGGEVHVRVRGTVES